A genomic segment from Curtobacterium sp. MCSS17_007 encodes:
- a CDS encoding sugar ABC transporter permease has protein sequence MSAGTETRPPAAAAGSGSGGAGRRDGYRPTTGRSRMERIRARGAWGFAAPALLVVAAVTIFPVVYSIVLSFADVEIGYDGFTIQGFGLGNYAALLQSADWYRALGFTVLYTVVTVFVELVLGMLVALVLERLGVTRGWMLALLLVPWSLVTIVNAQLWKYIYDSTYGVATWFFGLFGDAPVILGEPVPAITGLMVADIWKTTPFVAIILLAGLVQISEDHYEAAELDGASTWQTFWRVVLPQLTPTLTIAVLFRILQAFGVFDLPFVLTNGGPGTATQSLAIMGYKVLFQDINIGPGAAIATSTAVIVAVGCLLFLRAFRNQAKGGDA, from the coding sequence GTGAGCGCCGGGACCGAGACCCGCCCGCCGGCAGCGGCCGCCGGGTCCGGCTCGGGAGGCGCGGGTCGCCGCGACGGGTACCGCCCGACCACGGGGCGGTCGCGCATGGAGCGGATCCGTGCGCGGGGAGCGTGGGGCTTCGCGGCCCCGGCGCTCCTGGTCGTGGCGGCGGTCACGATCTTCCCGGTCGTGTACTCGATCGTCCTGAGCTTCGCAGACGTCGAGATCGGCTACGACGGGTTCACGATCCAGGGCTTCGGCCTCGGCAACTACGCGGCGCTGCTGCAGAGCGCCGACTGGTACCGCGCGCTCGGGTTCACCGTCCTGTACACGGTCGTCACGGTCTTCGTCGAACTCGTGCTCGGCATGCTCGTCGCCCTGGTGCTCGAGCGGCTCGGGGTCACCCGCGGGTGGATGCTCGCACTGCTCCTGGTGCCGTGGTCGCTCGTGACGATCGTCAACGCGCAGCTCTGGAAGTACATCTACGACTCGACGTACGGCGTCGCGACGTGGTTCTTCGGGCTGTTCGGCGACGCCCCGGTGATCCTCGGCGAACCGGTCCCGGCGATCACCGGACTCATGGTGGCGGACATCTGGAAGACCACGCCGTTCGTGGCGATCATCCTGCTCGCCGGCCTGGTGCAGATCTCCGAGGACCACTACGAGGCAGCCGAACTCGACGGTGCGAGCACGTGGCAGACGTTCTGGCGCGTCGTGCTCCCGCAGCTCACCCCGACCCTGACGATCGCGGTGCTGTTCCGCATCCTGCAGGCGTTCGGCGTCTTTGACCTGCCGTTCGTGCTGACGAACGGCGGTCCGGGCACCGCCACCCAGTCGCTCGCGATCATGGGCTACAAGGTGCTCTTCCAGGACATCAACATCGGACCGGGCGCGGCGATCGCGACCAGCACGGCGGTCATCGTCGCCGTCGGCTGCCTGCTGTTCCTCCGGGCGTTCCGGAACCAGGCGAAGGGAGGGGATGCCTGA
- a CDS encoding carbohydrate ABC transporter permease, producing the protein MPRQKVRKGWRRWVNTVNVSGVVIAVLTALPLYWLVSTSLKPSSEIAQSPPTIVPRSLTFDNFVVAFRDNALGQYMINSVVVSVSTTVIVLALSFLAGYALAGRWIRGRTAIMTSLLMLSVFPAIAVLTPLYLLERNLGLLNSYPGLIVPYVAFNLPFAIWIMRNYLQGIPSTIEEASEIDGAGAWRTVLSVILPMAKPGLFTVGVFTFTASWSEFLMALTFNSENSFRTIPVGIALFGTQFTVPFAQIFAASVAATIPIVILVLVFRRSIVSGLTSGAVKG; encoded by the coding sequence ATGCCCCGACAGAAGGTGCGCAAGGGCTGGCGCAGGTGGGTCAACACCGTCAACGTCAGCGGGGTGGTCATCGCGGTGCTCACGGCGCTGCCGCTCTACTGGTTGGTGTCGACGTCGCTCAAGCCGTCGTCCGAGATCGCCCAGTCACCGCCGACGATCGTGCCCCGCTCGCTGACGTTCGACAACTTCGTCGTGGCGTTCCGCGACAACGCGCTCGGGCAGTACATGATCAACAGCGTCGTCGTCTCGGTGTCGACCACGGTCATCGTGCTGGCGCTGTCCTTCCTGGCCGGCTACGCGCTCGCCGGACGGTGGATCCGGGGCCGGACGGCGATCATGACCTCGCTGCTCATGCTCTCGGTCTTCCCGGCCATCGCGGTCCTGACGCCGCTGTACCTGCTCGAACGCAACCTCGGACTGCTCAACTCGTACCCGGGGCTGATCGTGCCGTACGTCGCCTTCAACCTGCCGTTCGCCATCTGGATCATGCGCAACTACCTGCAGGGGATCCCGTCGACGATCGAGGAGGCGTCCGAGATCGACGGTGCGGGGGCCTGGCGGACCGTCCTGTCGGTCATCCTGCCGATGGCCAAGCCCGGGCTCTTCACCGTGGGGGTGTTCACCTTCACGGCCTCGTGGAGCGAGTTCCTCATGGCGCTGACGTTCAACAGCGAGAACTCGTTCCGCACCATCCCCGTCGGCATCGCACTGTTCGGGACCCAGTTCACCGTGCCGTTCGCGCAGATCTTCGCGGCGAGCGTGGCGGCGACGATCCCGATCGTCATCCTCGTGCTGGTCTTCCGCCGGTCGATCGTGTCCGGCCTGACCTCGGGCGCCGTCAAGGGGTGA
- a CDS encoding MarR family transcriptional regulator: protein MSEIDLTAALTRLEAAMSALRGRLRERLSVSGSDLTVLQFVARAAAADRRVRVKDLVSHLGLTSPAVTGTVDRLERAGHLCRVPNPDDGRSRFIELTPETQRAYAAAMDSTNEHLHDLLSSFSERERTRFVRVIERVIEALEYGAPTP, encoded by the coding sequence GTGAGCGAGATCGACCTGACCGCTGCGCTCACGCGGCTCGAGGCAGCGATGAGCGCCCTGCGGGGGCGCCTGCGCGAACGCCTGTCGGTGTCCGGTTCCGACCTGACGGTCCTGCAGTTCGTCGCGCGCGCGGCGGCCGCGGACCGTCGCGTCCGCGTGAAGGACCTGGTGTCGCACCTCGGGCTGACGAGCCCGGCGGTCACCGGGACGGTCGACCGGCTCGAGCGCGCGGGCCACCTCTGCCGGGTGCCGAACCCCGACGACGGGCGCAGTCGCTTCATCGAGCTCACCCCGGAGACGCAGCGCGCCTACGCCGCTGCGATGGACAGCACGAACGAGCATCTGCACGATCTCCTGTCCTCCTTCTCCGAGCGCGAGCGGACCCGGTTCGTCCGCGTGATCGAGCGTGTGATCGAGGCGCTCGAGTACGGCGCACCGACGCCCTGA
- a CDS encoding helix-turn-helix domain-containing protein, protein MADPLIEAFGAEETIAPVRFEVAGTRPETAVRDLGGIYAGERWSAAPTSGRFDYRYTAIGDSEVTIRRSQMHGEIRGWMPAGSVDYVVTWISTGTGELEMRGERWPMLLDVPVMFPADEEYSFVTADYDQRLVHFDRAFVRRIAAMRTDLGERPLRFDTRRGAEDAIAHRWQGALTALSRALRVGGPDSDAWQDAKVTAAEVFLDLFPPQTDDLPDVLAQPRNARLRAAVEYIHAHAAEQVTIVDLSEAAGLSVRSVQESFRRVFDVSPLTYLRRVRLDRVHEELLEAGPQAGAVGEVARRWGFAHLGRFSASYAERFGEYPKQTLRR, encoded by the coding sequence GTGGCTGACCCGTTGATCGAAGCCTTCGGCGCCGAGGAGACCATCGCGCCGGTGCGGTTCGAGGTCGCCGGCACGCGCCCGGAGACGGCCGTCCGTGACCTCGGCGGCATCTACGCGGGGGAGCGCTGGTCCGCCGCGCCGACGAGCGGCCGGTTCGACTACCGGTACACGGCGATCGGCGACAGCGAGGTGACGATCCGCCGGTCGCAGATGCACGGCGAGATCCGCGGGTGGATGCCCGCCGGTTCGGTGGACTACGTCGTCACCTGGATCAGCACGGGCACCGGTGAGCTCGAGATGCGCGGGGAGCGCTGGCCGATGCTGCTGGACGTCCCGGTGATGTTCCCCGCCGACGAGGAGTACAGCTTCGTCACCGCGGACTACGACCAGCGACTCGTGCACTTCGACCGCGCGTTCGTGCGCCGGATCGCAGCCATGCGCACCGACCTCGGCGAACGTCCGTTGCGGTTCGACACGCGGCGCGGTGCCGAGGACGCGATCGCCCACCGCTGGCAGGGGGCGCTCACGGCGCTGTCCCGTGCGCTGCGGGTCGGCGGCCCGGACTCGGACGCCTGGCAGGACGCCAAGGTGACCGCCGCCGAGGTGTTCCTCGACCTGTTCCCGCCGCAGACCGACGACCTGCCCGACGTGCTCGCGCAGCCCCGCAACGCCCGGCTGCGCGCCGCGGTGGAGTACATCCACGCCCACGCCGCCGAGCAGGTGACGATCGTGGACCTGTCCGAGGCGGCCGGCCTCAGCGTCCGCTCGGTGCAGGAGTCGTTCCGGCGGGTGTTCGACGTCTCGCCGCTGACGTACCTGCGCCGAGTGCGGCTCGACCGCGTGCACGAGGAGCTGCTCGAGGCGGGGCCGCAGGCCGGTGCGGTGGGCGAGGTCGCACGGCGGTGGGGCTTCGCGCACCTCGGACGCTTCTCGGCGTCCTACGCCGAGCGGTTCGGCGAGTACCCGAAGCAGACGCTGCGGCGCTGA
- a CDS encoding LacI family DNA-binding transcriptional regulator, which yields METAVDHTPGPGRVTIADVARAAGVSIPTVSKVVNNRDGVAPATMLRVQEVVERLGYETSLVARSLRSSRTNVIGILVPEFEPFSTELLRGVSAATTGTGYELLAYAGLEAGTGRPGWERRSLSRLSGTLIDGAIVVTPSAALSGASIPVVAIDPHTGPEGHATVDTDNAAGARDAVEHLLGLGHTRIAHLQGRGDLASSQLREAGYRDALASAGIAVDECLVRAGDYQEERSAVVARELLTLPDRPTAVFAANDSSAIGVLHAAEALGIRVPEDLSVVGFDDVPQASTTTPPLTTVAQPLAELGASAVAMLMGMLRGEPTSDHVRLRSTLHVRSSTASVPAA from the coding sequence ATGGAGACCGCCGTCGACCACACGCCCGGACCGGGGCGGGTCACGATCGCGGACGTCGCGCGCGCCGCCGGCGTCTCGATCCCCACGGTGTCCAAGGTGGTCAACAACCGCGACGGCGTGGCCCCTGCCACCATGCTCCGGGTGCAGGAGGTGGTCGAGCGCCTGGGCTACGAGACGTCCCTGGTCGCCCGGAGCCTGCGGAGCTCCCGGACGAACGTGATCGGGATCCTGGTGCCCGAGTTCGAACCGTTCTCGACCGAGCTGCTCCGCGGTGTGTCCGCCGCGACGACCGGCACCGGGTACGAGCTGCTGGCCTACGCCGGACTCGAGGCCGGCACGGGACGCCCCGGCTGGGAACGGCGCTCGCTGTCGCGCCTGTCCGGGACGCTCATCGACGGCGCGATCGTCGTGACCCCCTCGGCGGCCCTCTCCGGGGCGTCGATCCCGGTCGTCGCCATCGACCCGCACACGGGACCCGAGGGCCACGCGACCGTCGACACCGACAACGCCGCCGGTGCGCGCGATGCCGTGGAGCACCTGCTCGGGCTCGGGCACACCCGGATCGCCCACCTGCAGGGGCGCGGTGACCTGGCGTCGTCGCAGCTGCGCGAGGCGGGCTACCGCGACGCCCTGGCGTCCGCCGGCATCGCGGTGGACGAGTGCCTGGTGCGCGCCGGTGACTACCAGGAGGAGCGGTCCGCCGTCGTGGCGCGCGAGCTCCTGACGCTGCCCGATCGTCCGACGGCCGTCTTCGCCGCGAACGACTCGTCGGCGATCGGTGTGCTCCACGCCGCCGAGGCGCTCGGGATCCGGGTCCCGGAGGACCTGTCGGTGGTCGGCTTCGACGACGTGCCGCAGGCGTCGACCACGACCCCGCCGCTCACGACCGTGGCGCAGCCGCTGGCCGAGCTCGGAGCAAGCGCGGTCGCGATGCTCATGGGCATGCTCCGCGGCGAGCCGACGAGCGACCACGTGCGACTGCGCTCGACGCTGCACGTGCGGAGCAGCACGGCGTCGGTCCCGGCCGCCTGA
- a CDS encoding extracellular solute-binding protein, whose amino-acid sequence MTRKIRAAAAIALVGATALTLAGCSAGGSDPSEDGGKVTMTLWHNSTTGPGKAYWDDTVKAFEEKYPNVTIKAQAIQNEDLDGKLQTALNSGDGPDIFLQRGGGKMDAMIAAGQLMDISDSISDDAKQSISKGTFAGYEKDGGTYAMPGAVLPEGIWYSKDLFEEAGIEQPPTTMDELNEAVTKLKAKDIDPVAVGAKDAWPAAHWYYNFALRECSEKTLNDAAKSLEFDDACWTKAGEQLEDFNGTEPFNSGFLTTAAQQGAGSSAGLLANHKAAMELMGAWNPGVIASLTPDAKPLEDLGWFPFPAVEGAKGDPKSMMGGVDGNSCSAQAPKKACTDFLNFIVQKDNQEAYYKAFNAIPVNKDAQSVVQEDYLKSALAAYQEAPFVSQYLDTLYGQNVGNALNTSVVDLLAGKGSAKDIVETTNQAAAKG is encoded by the coding sequence ATGACGAGGAAGATCCGTGCCGCGGCAGCCATCGCGCTGGTCGGGGCCACCGCTCTCACGCTGGCGGGTTGTTCAGCCGGCGGCAGCGACCCGTCGGAGGACGGCGGCAAGGTCACGATGACCCTGTGGCACAACTCGACCACCGGCCCGGGCAAGGCGTACTGGGACGACACCGTGAAGGCGTTCGAGGAGAAGTACCCGAACGTCACGATCAAGGCGCAGGCGATCCAGAACGAGGACCTGGACGGCAAGCTCCAGACCGCGCTGAACTCCGGCGACGGCCCCGACATCTTCCTGCAGCGCGGCGGCGGCAAGATGGACGCGATGATCGCTGCCGGTCAGCTGATGGACATCTCCGACTCGATCAGTGACGACGCGAAGCAGTCGATCAGCAAGGGCACCTTCGCCGGCTACGAGAAGGACGGCGGGACCTACGCCATGCCGGGCGCCGTGCTCCCCGAGGGCATCTGGTACTCGAAGGACCTCTTCGAGGAAGCCGGCATCGAGCAGCCGCCGACCACCATGGACGAGCTGAACGAGGCGGTCACCAAGCTCAAGGCGAAGGACATCGACCCCGTGGCCGTCGGCGCCAAGGACGCCTGGCCCGCCGCGCACTGGTACTACAACTTCGCGCTCCGCGAGTGCAGCGAGAAGACGCTGAACGATGCGGCGAAGTCGCTGGAGTTCGATGACGCCTGCTGGACGAAGGCCGGCGAGCAGCTCGAGGACTTCAACGGGACCGAGCCCTTCAACAGCGGCTTCCTCACCACCGCCGCGCAGCAGGGCGCCGGCAGCTCCGCCGGTCTCCTCGCCAACCACAAGGCGGCCATGGAACTCATGGGTGCCTGGAACCCCGGCGTGATCGCGTCGCTCACCCCGGACGCCAAGCCGCTCGAGGACCTCGGATGGTTCCCGTTCCCGGCCGTCGAGGGCGCCAAGGGCGACCCGAAGTCGATGATGGGCGGTGTCGACGGCAACTCCTGCTCGGCACAGGCCCCGAAGAAGGCCTGCACGGACTTCCTCAACTTCATCGTGCAGAAGGACAACCAGGAGGCGTACTACAAGGCCTTCAACGCGATCCCGGTGAACAAGGACGCCCAGTCGGTCGTCCAGGAGGACTACCTGAAGTCGGCCCTCGCCGCCTACCAGGAGGCCCCGTTCGTCTCGCAGTACCTCGACACCCTGTACGGCCAGAACGTCGGCAACGCGCTGAACACCAGCGTCGTCGACCTGCTCGCCGGCAAGGGCAGCGCGAAGGACATCGTCGAGACCACCAACCAGGCCGCGGCCAAGGGCTGA
- a CDS encoding sugar ABC transporter permease, with the protein MALDTSLGTTPAKASGTAPGTSPAGSGTPLPARRTAQRVADWRKRVEIAVLAGPAVIVFVTFVILPVALAAYYGFYKWQGYGPPTNFVGLQNYLIIFQDEAFHSVLMHNGFIVVMSLVLQGPIAIVVALLLNQKMRGRGLVRVLVFVPYVISEVIVGTGWSLMLQSNGAVNDLFQSIGLGGLRQDWLSNPDIAIWSLLAIISWKYIGFAVILFLAGLQSIPEELFEAAAIDGASYWQIQRRITLPLLGPTIRIWAFLSIIGSLQLFDLVYIIWGQYISSTAGTSTMATYMVANGRTSGNYGFGSAVAVVMFLISLAVALVYQHFVLRRDTAGALTERKH; encoded by the coding sequence ATGGCGCTCGACACCTCCCTCGGCACGACCCCGGCGAAGGCGTCGGGCACAGCTCCCGGGACGTCCCCGGCGGGGAGCGGTACGCCGCTCCCCGCCCGGCGGACCGCCCAGCGCGTCGCCGACTGGCGCAAGCGCGTCGAGATCGCGGTCCTCGCCGGGCCCGCGGTGATCGTCTTCGTGACCTTCGTCATCCTGCCCGTGGCACTGGCTGCCTACTACGGCTTCTACAAGTGGCAGGGATACGGCCCGCCGACGAACTTCGTCGGGCTGCAGAACTACCTGATCATCTTCCAGGACGAGGCGTTCCACTCCGTCCTCATGCACAACGGCTTCATCGTCGTGATGTCGCTCGTGCTGCAGGGCCCGATCGCGATCGTGGTCGCGCTCCTGCTCAACCAGAAGATGCGCGGCCGCGGACTCGTCCGGGTGCTGGTCTTCGTGCCCTACGTGATCTCCGAGGTCATCGTCGGTACCGGCTGGAGCCTCATGCTGCAGTCGAACGGTGCCGTGAACGACCTGTTCCAGAGCATCGGGCTCGGTGGGCTCCGCCAGGACTGGCTGTCCAACCCGGACATCGCCATCTGGAGCCTGCTCGCGATCATCTCGTGGAAGTACATCGGCTTCGCGGTGATCCTGTTCCTGGCCGGCCTGCAGAGCATCCCCGAGGAGCTCTTCGAGGCGGCGGCGATCGACGGTGCGAGCTACTGGCAGATCCAGCGGCGCATCACCCTGCCGCTGCTCGGCCCGACCATCCGCATCTGGGCGTTCCTGTCGATCATCGGCTCGCTGCAGCTGTTCGACCTCGTCTACATCATCTGGGGCCAGTACATCTCCTCGACCGCGGGCACCTCGACCATGGCGACGTACATGGTCGCGAACGGCCGGACCTCGGGCAACTACGGCTTCGGCAGCGCCGTCGCGGTGGTCATGTTCCTGATCTCGCTCGCCGTCGCCCTGGTCTACCAGCACTTCGTGCTCCGTCGGGACACCGCCGGCGCACTCACCGAGAGGAAGCACTGA
- a CDS encoding carbohydrate ABC transporter permease, whose translation MAITSATTNLVAPGRRGARARKSGAALGQASPLTYVVAILFVAANLAPVLYIVLGGFRTNSQITTSPAGLPAPFQFGNYGSVLSSGIFWQQLGNSTISAVTTTLGVVVLGLMVSFVLARYSFKGRGAVYALFAAGLMFPITVAITPLYLLVKDLGLTNSLAGVILPQIAFALPTTVIILVPFLRAIPDELEEAASIDGASRLGFFFRMIVPLSLPGVVTVGILAFIGSWNSYILPLFILNNEASYTLPLGVQAFSSQYSVDTARVLAFTSMSMIPALVFFTIFQKRIVGGLTGAVKG comes from the coding sequence ATGGCGATCACGAGTGCCACCACCAACCTCGTCGCACCCGGTCGCCGCGGTGCCCGGGCGAGGAAGTCCGGGGCCGCCCTCGGCCAGGCGAGCCCTCTGACGTACGTCGTCGCGATCCTGTTCGTCGCCGCGAACCTCGCCCCGGTGCTCTACATCGTGCTGGGCGGGTTCCGGACGAACTCGCAGATCACGACGAGCCCGGCGGGTCTGCCGGCGCCGTTCCAGTTCGGCAACTACGGCTCGGTGCTGTCGAGCGGCATCTTCTGGCAGCAGCTCGGCAACTCGACGATCAGCGCGGTCACGACCACGCTCGGCGTCGTCGTGCTCGGCCTCATGGTCAGCTTCGTGCTCGCCCGCTACTCGTTCAAGGGGCGCGGTGCCGTCTACGCCCTGTTCGCCGCGGGCCTGATGTTCCCGATCACGGTCGCCATCACGCCGCTCTACCTGCTCGTGAAGGACCTCGGGCTCACGAACAGCCTGGCGGGCGTGATCCTGCCGCAGATCGCCTTCGCCCTGCCGACGACCGTCATCATCCTGGTCCCGTTCCTGCGGGCGATCCCGGACGAGCTCGAGGAGGCAGCGTCCATCGACGGTGCGAGCCGCCTCGGCTTCTTCTTCCGCATGATCGTCCCGCTGTCGCTGCCGGGCGTCGTCACGGTGGGCATCCTCGCCTTCATCGGCAGCTGGAACAGCTACATCCTGCCGCTGTTCATCCTCAACAACGAGGCGTCGTACACGCTCCCGCTCGGGGTCCAGGCGTTCTCGTCGCAGTACTCCGTCGACACCGCGAGGGTCCTCGCGTTCACCTCGATGTCGATGATCCCCGCCCTGGTGTTCTTCACGATCTTCCAGAAGCGCATCGTCGGCGGCCTGACCGGGGCGGTGAAGGGGTGA
- a CDS encoding glycoside hydrolase family 3 N-terminal domain-containing protein, which translates to MDDATASDRVTALLAAMTLEEKTAQLVGYWLDQNGVVAPMQGEMAGAQDGGTLADVTRHGLGQYTRVYGTRPVEPDERAAWLWAEQRRLKRETRLGIPALVHEECLTGLAAWKAATFPTPLAWGASFDPELVEQVGAVIGRSMRELGVHQGLAPVLDVVRDPRWGRVDECIGEDPYLVGTVGTAYVRGVQSAGVDATLKHFLGYSASRAGRNHAPVHAGPREVADVFLPPFEMALLDGGARSVMNSYAEVDGVPVAADASLLTDLLRDRLGFDGTVVADYFSVAFLEVMHGVARDRGEAAAMALEAGIDVELPTGDAYLAPLVERVRNGEVDEAFVDRAVLRVLRQKERLGLLDPDVFEDEPPTGVDLDSPEHRALARRLAAESLVLLSNDGVLPLGAPRDGSAAGAAGAAGDHQTPGAVLQGPIAVIGPNAHRAEALQGCYSFANHVLATHPGLPLGFAIPTVLEGLQDALGTDAVRYARGAEVEGDDRSGFAEAVAVARDASVAVVVVGDQAGLFGRGTVGEGNDSESLDLPGVQRELVEAVVATGTPTVVVLSTGRPYAIGWALDGDQPKPAAVVQAFFPGEEGGPAIADVLTGATAPSGRLPVSLPRSAGAQPYSYLHPRLGGPSDVTATDSTPVRPFGFGLTYTSFAYEDLVVDETVATDGAFSASVTVRNTGTRDGAEVVQLYGHDLQASVTRPVAQLLGYARVALAAGASARVRFDVPVQRFAFTDRAVRKVVEPGDVEVWVASDAAASRPGGPLQTGGIVASGDGPVRHEFPGSATSRAVVQVTGAVHAVTTADRRTVTWSVD; encoded by the coding sequence GTGGACGACGCGACCGCGTCCGACCGGGTGACCGCGCTGCTCGCCGCGATGACGCTCGAGGAGAAGACGGCGCAGCTCGTCGGCTACTGGCTCGACCAGAACGGCGTCGTCGCGCCGATGCAGGGCGAGATGGCCGGCGCGCAGGACGGCGGCACGCTCGCCGACGTCACGCGACACGGCCTGGGGCAGTACACCCGTGTGTACGGCACCCGGCCGGTCGAGCCGGACGAGCGCGCCGCCTGGCTGTGGGCGGAGCAGCGCCGGCTGAAGCGCGAGACCCGCCTCGGCATCCCCGCCCTCGTGCACGAGGAGTGCCTGACCGGGCTCGCCGCGTGGAAGGCGGCGACCTTCCCGACGCCACTGGCGTGGGGAGCGTCCTTCGACCCGGAGCTCGTCGAGCAGGTCGGCGCGGTCATCGGCCGCTCGATGCGCGAGCTCGGTGTCCACCAGGGCCTCGCCCCCGTGCTCGACGTCGTGCGCGACCCCCGCTGGGGACGCGTCGACGAGTGCATCGGCGAGGACCCGTACCTCGTCGGCACCGTCGGCACCGCGTACGTGCGCGGCGTGCAGAGCGCGGGCGTCGACGCGACCCTGAAGCACTTCCTCGGCTACTCGGCCTCGCGGGCCGGACGGAACCACGCGCCGGTCCACGCCGGGCCGCGGGAGGTCGCCGACGTCTTCCTGCCGCCGTTCGAGATGGCCCTGCTCGACGGTGGCGCGCGGAGCGTCATGAACTCGTACGCCGAGGTCGACGGTGTGCCCGTCGCGGCCGACGCGTCGCTGCTCACCGACCTGTTGCGCGACCGGCTCGGGTTCGACGGCACCGTCGTGGCGGACTACTTCTCGGTGGCCTTCCTCGAGGTGATGCACGGCGTCGCCCGCGACCGCGGCGAGGCCGCCGCGATGGCGCTCGAGGCCGGCATCGACGTCGAGCTCCCGACCGGTGACGCCTACCTCGCACCGCTCGTCGAGCGGGTGCGGAACGGCGAGGTCGACGAGGCGTTCGTCGACCGGGCCGTGCTCCGTGTCCTCCGGCAGAAGGAGCGCCTCGGGCTGCTCGACCCGGACGTCTTCGAGGACGAGCCCCCGACGGGGGTCGACCTCGACTCACCGGAGCACCGTGCGCTCGCACGGCGGCTGGCGGCGGAGTCGCTCGTCCTGCTGTCCAACGACGGCGTGCTGCCGCTCGGCGCACCCCGTGACGGTTCCGCCGCCGGTGCGGCGGGCGCTGCCGGCGACCACCAGACCCCGGGCGCCGTCCTGCAGGGCCCGATCGCGGTGATCGGCCCGAACGCCCACCGCGCCGAGGCCCTGCAGGGCTGCTACTCGTTCGCGAACCACGTCCTCGCGACCCACCCCGGCCTGCCGCTCGGCTTCGCGATCCCCACCGTGCTCGAGGGCCTGCAGGATGCCCTGGGCACCGACGCCGTGCGGTACGCCCGCGGCGCCGAGGTCGAGGGCGACGACCGCTCCGGCTTCGCCGAGGCCGTCGCCGTCGCGCGGGACGCGTCCGTCGCCGTCGTCGTGGTCGGTGACCAGGCGGGGCTCTTCGGTCGCGGCACGGTCGGCGAGGGCAACGACTCCGAGTCGCTCGACCTGCCGGGCGTGCAGCGGGAGCTCGTCGAGGCCGTCGTCGCGACCGGTACGCCGACCGTGGTCGTGCTGTCGACCGGACGTCCGTACGCGATCGGCTGGGCGCTCGACGGCGACCAGCCGAAGCCCGCCGCCGTGGTGCAGGCCTTCTTCCCCGGGGAGGAGGGCGGACCCGCGATCGCCGACGTGCTCACCGGTGCCACCGCGCCGTCGGGCCGTCTCCCGGTGTCGCTGCCGCGGTCGGCCGGGGCGCAGCCGTACTCGTACCTGCACCCGCGGCTCGGCGGTCCGTCCGACGTCACGGCGACCGACTCCACGCCGGTCCGGCCGTTCGGCTTCGGTCTGACGTACACGTCGTTCGCGTACGAGGACCTGGTGGTCGACGAGACCGTCGCCACCGACGGTGCCTTCAGTGCCTCCGTCACGGTGCGGAACACCGGCACCCGCGACGGTGCCGAGGTCGTGCAGCTGTACGGCCACGACCTGCAGGCCTCGGTCACGCGGCCCGTCGCGCAGCTGCTCGGGTACGCACGCGTGGCGCTCGCGGCGGGTGCGTCCGCCCGGGTCCGGTTCGACGTGCCGGTGCAGCGCTTCGCCTTCACCGACCGTGCCGTGCGGAAGGTGGTCGAGCCGGGTGACGTCGAGGTGTGGGTCGCGTCCGACGCCGCGGCGTCCCGGCCGGGAGGCCCGCTGCAGACGGGTGGGATCGTCGCGTCCGGTGACGGGCCGGTCCGGCACGAGTTCCCCGGCTCGGCCACGTCGCGTGCGGTCGTGCAGGTGACGGGTGCCGTGCACGCGGTCACGACGGCCGACCGTCGGACCGTCACCTGGTCGGTGGACTGA